The following are encoded together in the Variovorax sp. PBS-H4 genome:
- a CDS encoding ABC transporter permease has product MSTASSSGFAAMALRHRLAWPLLTLVLLLALNAAFNPGFLHLEWRDGHLYGSLIDILNRAAPLVLVSLGMTLVIATRGIDISVGAVVAIAAALAAWMIGGAVSGNVSRFPMPVAIASAIGVALVCGLWNGLLVARVGMQPIIATLILMVAGRGIAQLITGGQIITIYYQPFFFLGSGYLLGLPFSLFVVALVFIALSLVLTRTALGLFIQAVGINPTAARVAGVQARRLVVGAYAFCGACAGVAGLLISSNVKSADGNNAGQLLELDAILAVTLGGTALTGGRFSLVGSVIGALIIQTLTYAIYSLGVPPEINLVVKAAVVFAVMLLQSPEFRATVASLARRPALEGADR; this is encoded by the coding sequence ATGAGCACTGCCTCCTCGTCCGGCTTCGCAGCGATGGCCCTGCGCCATCGGCTCGCCTGGCCGCTGCTCACGCTGGTGCTGCTGCTCGCGCTCAACGCGGCATTCAATCCGGGCTTCCTGCATCTGGAGTGGCGCGACGGGCACCTCTACGGCAGCCTGATCGACATCCTCAACCGCGCGGCGCCGCTGGTGCTGGTCTCCCTGGGCATGACGCTGGTGATCGCGACGCGCGGCATCGACATCTCGGTGGGCGCGGTGGTGGCCATTGCGGCGGCGCTCGCGGCCTGGATGATCGGCGGCGCCGTGTCGGGCAACGTCAGCCGCTTCCCGATGCCGGTGGCCATCGCTTCGGCCATCGGAGTTGCGCTCGTCTGCGGGCTGTGGAACGGACTGCTGGTCGCCCGCGTGGGCATGCAGCCCATCATCGCCACGCTGATCCTCATGGTGGCGGGGCGCGGCATCGCGCAGCTCATCACCGGCGGGCAGATCATCACCATCTACTACCAGCCCTTCTTCTTCCTGGGCAGCGGCTATCTGCTGGGCTTGCCGTTCTCGCTCTTCGTCGTGGCGCTGGTCTTCATCGCGCTCTCCCTTGTTCTCACGCGGACCGCGCTCGGACTGTTCATCCAGGCGGTGGGCATCAACCCCACGGCCGCACGCGTGGCCGGCGTGCAGGCGCGCCGCCTGGTCGTGGGGGCCTACGCTTTCTGCGGCGCGTGCGCGGGCGTCGCGGGCTTGTTGATCAGCTCCAACGTGAAGAGTGCCGACGGCAACAATGCCGGCCAGCTGCTCGAGCTCGATGCCATCCTGGCCGTGACCCTGGGCGGTACCGCGCTCACCGGCGGGCGTTTCAGCCTGGTGGGCAGCGTGATCGGCGCGCTCATCATCCAGACGCTGACCTACGCCATCTACTCATTGGGTGTGCCGCCCGAGATCAACCTGGTGGTGAAGGCGGCGGTGGTGTTCGCGGTGATGCTGCTGCAGTCACCGGAATTCCGCGCCACGGTGGCCAGCCTGGCGCGACGCCCGGCGCTCGAAGGAGCGGATCGATGA
- the yjfF gene encoding galactofuranose ABC transporter, permease protein YjfF, which yields MSAVMRDRQPSAAGAASEAGRRARFNPKYLPLAATISLFVAMAALGSVLYDGFFSAQVFLNLLIDNAFLIVVAVGMSFVILSGGIDLSVGSVIAFTTMVSASLVEKHGWPPAAVIPLVLVLGTAFGGLMGVLIERFRLQPFIVTLAGMFLARGLCYLISIDSISITNEFYASVSQLRIPVGFGASLSVSAVIALAVLVLAVFVAHWTPFGRTVYAIGGSEHSAMLMGLPVRSTLVGVYALSGFCSALAGVIFTFYMLSGYGLHAMGLELDAIAAVVIGGTLLTGGVGYGAGTLFGVLTLGIIQTLIAFDGTLSSWWTRIVVGALLFFFCLLQRFFTARAPRR from the coding sequence ATGAGCGCGGTGATGCGAGATCGGCAGCCGTCCGCGGCCGGCGCCGCGAGCGAGGCGGGGCGGCGGGCGCGTTTCAATCCCAAGTACCTGCCGCTGGCCGCCACCATTTCGCTCTTCGTCGCGATGGCGGCGCTCGGCTCGGTGCTCTACGACGGCTTCTTCTCGGCGCAGGTCTTTCTCAACCTGTTGATCGACAACGCCTTCCTGATCGTGGTGGCGGTCGGCATGAGCTTCGTGATCCTGTCCGGCGGCATCGACCTGTCGGTGGGCTCGGTCATCGCATTCACCACGATGGTCTCGGCCTCGCTGGTGGAGAAGCATGGCTGGCCCCCCGCGGCCGTGATCCCGCTGGTGCTGGTGCTGGGCACCGCCTTCGGTGGGCTGATGGGCGTGCTGATCGAGCGCTTCCGGCTGCAGCCCTTCATCGTCACGCTCGCGGGCATGTTCCTGGCACGCGGGCTCTGCTACCTGATCAGCATCGACTCGATCAGCATCACGAACGAGTTCTACGCGTCGGTCTCGCAGCTGCGCATCCCGGTGGGCTTCGGGGCCTCGCTGTCGGTCAGCGCGGTAATCGCGCTGGCCGTGCTGGTGCTCGCCGTGTTCGTCGCGCACTGGACGCCCTTCGGCCGCACCGTCTACGCGATCGGCGGAAGCGAGCATTCGGCCATGCTGATGGGCTTGCCGGTGCGCTCGACGCTGGTGGGCGTGTATGCGCTGTCGGGCTTCTGCTCGGCGCTGGCCGGCGTGATCTTCACCTTCTACATGCTCTCGGGCTATGGGCTGCATGCGATGGGCCTGGAGCTCGACGCCATCGCGGCCGTGGTGATCGGCGGCACGCTGCTGACCGGCGGCGTGGGCTATGGGGCCGGCACGCTGTTCGGCGTGCTCACGCTCGGGATCATCCAGACGCTGATCGCCTTCGACGGCACGCTGAGCTCCTGGTGGACGCGCATCGTCGTGGGCGCCTTGCTCTTCTTCTTCTGCCTGCTGCAGCGCTTCTTCACGGCGCGCGCGCCGCGGCGCTGA